Proteins from a single region of Syngnathus typhle isolate RoL2023-S1 ecotype Sweden linkage group LG10, RoL_Styp_1.0, whole genome shotgun sequence:
- the g6fl gene encoding g6f-like isoform X1, with protein sequence MLISSTDAFLCFKHAMACFFITNLLLVAILERHYLADATGPDGDWDEILVEREQQATILECIHTQVRPVVNINWMAKPLGADEWKLLLSASERDEFSGGASKPSTRLADPNFALTGNFSLLLQPAMRDAGLYMCLVEQRGETIKEKIILLAIITVSSNPPSPVPRNSILRLIAKVTPESACERISWHSPAGSSLKTALKPIAGFVTKVPRVTLADAGPYGCTVHPARSGNDTAFTFPVSIAVDAVSVASYTRVQHSPPIFTATQARTSFPLTCPSVQGDCVSLYWKGPNSNESKLVYQHDRWRGTTLNMEESHKLQLADSPYNADGGNFSFVRTPGLKDGGLYVCNVLLNDHIFSQRTLLSVLKVMGRRLGSKLQLECLFSEVSQVQEAKWEYQNKSQRLTMRKGRGPSFLGNISTVLPLPITSDTAGNYTCTLQLKNGQTISAVHSVKPQESAVAPSSHSSSVHLLLLALLLLVPLVAATVAVLLWQQKRNCRQGIEQSLSVHSGETENIYENPEDVRQALPQGSVYMDLKSRQEDVYKELER encoded by the exons ATGCTAATTTCATCGACTGACGCTTTTCTTTGCTTCAAACATGCAATGGCGTGTTTTTTCATCACCAATCTTCTGCTCGTCGCCATTTTAGAGCGTCACTACCTTGCCGATGCCACAG GCCCCGATGGCGACTGGGATGAAATTCTGGTGGAAAGGGAGCAGCAAGCCACCATCTTGGAGTGCATCCATACACAAGTGAGGCCCGTCGTGAACATCAACTGGATGGCCAAGCCCCTCGGTGCAGACGAGTGGAAACTGCTGCTCTCGGCCAGCGAGCGCGACGAGTTCTCTGGCGGCGCCTCCAAGCCTTCTACGCGCCTGGCTGACCCCAACTTTGCACTCACGGGCAATTTCTCGCTGCTCCTTCAACCTGCCATGCGGGACGCCGGCCTCTACATGTGCTTGGTCGAACAGCGAGGCGAGACCATCAAGGAGAAGATCATCCTTTTAGCCATCATCACTG TAAGCAGCAACCCCCCCTCGCCCGTCCCTCGGAATAGCATTCTGCGCCTGATCGCCAAAGTCACTCCAGAGTCGGCCTGTGAGCGGATCTCCTGGCATTCCCCAGCCGGCAGCTCCTTAAAGACAGCGCTCAAGCCCATCGCCGGATTTGTGACCAAAGTCCCCCGAGTCACGCTCGCCGACGCTGGCCCCTACGGGTGCACGGTTCACCCCGCGAGGAGCGGCaacgacaccgccttcaccttTCCTGTGAGCATCGCCGTCGACG CTGTCAGCGTGGCCTCCTACACCAGGGTGCAACACA GCCCACCCATCTTCACCGCCACTCAAGCCAGGACTTCCTTCCCCCTGACCTGTCCCAGCGTGCAAGGGGACTGCGTCTCCCTCTACTGGAAAGGCCCCAATTCGAACGAGAGCAAGCTGGTGTACCAACACGATCGCTGGAGGGGCACCACGCTGAACATGGAAGAAAGCCACAAGCTCCAGCTGGCCGACTCGCCCTACAACGCCGACGGCGGGAACTTCTCCTTTGTCCGCACGCCGGGCCTCAAAGACGGCGGCCTTTATGTCTGTAACGTGCTTCTCAACGACCATATTTTCAGCCAGAGGACCTTGCTGAGCGTGTTAAAAG TGATGGGCCGACGTTTGGGTTCCAAGCTACAGCTAGAGTGCCTGTTCAGCGAAGTTTCCCAAGTCCAAGAGGCCAAGTGGGAGTACCAAAATAAGAGTCAGCGGCTAACCATGAGGAAAGGCAGGGGCCCGTCTTTCCTCGGCAACATCTCCACCGTTCTGCCCTTACCCATCACCTCAGACACGGCCGGCAACTACACGTGCACCTTACAGCTCAAAAACGGCCAGACCATCAGCGCCGTGCACAGCGTCAAGCCACAAG AGAGCGCCGTGGCGCCCTCGTCGCACTCTTCTTCCGTCCACCTCCTTCTCCTGGCTTTATTACTTCTGGTGCCCCTGGTTGCTGCCACTGTGGCtgtgttgctatggcaacagaAGCGCAACTGCCGTCAAG gtATTGAGCAGTCTCTGTCCGTTCACTCGGGTGAGACCGAGAACATCTACGAGAATCCCGAAGATGTCAGACAG GCTCTTCCGCAGGGGTCGGTCTATATG GATTTAAAGTCAAGACAAGAGGATGTCTACAAGGAACTGGAGCGCTAA
- the g6fl gene encoding g6f-like isoform X2: MLISSTDAFLCFKHAMACFFITNLLLVAILERHYLADATGPDGDWDEILVEREQQATILECIHTQVRPVVNINWMAKPLGADEWKLLLSASERDEFSGGASKPSTRLADPNFALTGNFSLLLQPAMRDAGLYMCLVEQRGETIKEKIILLAIITAVSVASYTRVQHSPPIFTATQARTSFPLTCPSVQGDCVSLYWKGPNSNESKLVYQHDRWRGTTLNMEESHKLQLADSPYNADGGNFSFVRTPGLKDGGLYVCNVLLNDHIFSQRTLLSVLKVMGRRLGSKLQLECLFSEVSQVQEAKWEYQNKSQRLTMRKGRGPSFLGNISTVLPLPITSDTAGNYTCTLQLKNGQTISAVHSVKPQESAVAPSSHSSSVHLLLLALLLLVPLVAATVAVLLWQQKRNCRQGIEQSLSVHSGETENIYENPEDVRQALPQGSVYMDLKSRQEDVYKELER, from the exons ATGCTAATTTCATCGACTGACGCTTTTCTTTGCTTCAAACATGCAATGGCGTGTTTTTTCATCACCAATCTTCTGCTCGTCGCCATTTTAGAGCGTCACTACCTTGCCGATGCCACAG GCCCCGATGGCGACTGGGATGAAATTCTGGTGGAAAGGGAGCAGCAAGCCACCATCTTGGAGTGCATCCATACACAAGTGAGGCCCGTCGTGAACATCAACTGGATGGCCAAGCCCCTCGGTGCAGACGAGTGGAAACTGCTGCTCTCGGCCAGCGAGCGCGACGAGTTCTCTGGCGGCGCCTCCAAGCCTTCTACGCGCCTGGCTGACCCCAACTTTGCACTCACGGGCAATTTCTCGCTGCTCCTTCAACCTGCCATGCGGGACGCCGGCCTCTACATGTGCTTGGTCGAACAGCGAGGCGAGACCATCAAGGAGAAGATCATCCTTTTAGCCATCATCACTG CTGTCAGCGTGGCCTCCTACACCAGGGTGCAACACA GCCCACCCATCTTCACCGCCACTCAAGCCAGGACTTCCTTCCCCCTGACCTGTCCCAGCGTGCAAGGGGACTGCGTCTCCCTCTACTGGAAAGGCCCCAATTCGAACGAGAGCAAGCTGGTGTACCAACACGATCGCTGGAGGGGCACCACGCTGAACATGGAAGAAAGCCACAAGCTCCAGCTGGCCGACTCGCCCTACAACGCCGACGGCGGGAACTTCTCCTTTGTCCGCACGCCGGGCCTCAAAGACGGCGGCCTTTATGTCTGTAACGTGCTTCTCAACGACCATATTTTCAGCCAGAGGACCTTGCTGAGCGTGTTAAAAG TGATGGGCCGACGTTTGGGTTCCAAGCTACAGCTAGAGTGCCTGTTCAGCGAAGTTTCCCAAGTCCAAGAGGCCAAGTGGGAGTACCAAAATAAGAGTCAGCGGCTAACCATGAGGAAAGGCAGGGGCCCGTCTTTCCTCGGCAACATCTCCACCGTTCTGCCCTTACCCATCACCTCAGACACGGCCGGCAACTACACGTGCACCTTACAGCTCAAAAACGGCCAGACCATCAGCGCCGTGCACAGCGTCAAGCCACAAG AGAGCGCCGTGGCGCCCTCGTCGCACTCTTCTTCCGTCCACCTCCTTCTCCTGGCTTTATTACTTCTGGTGCCCCTGGTTGCTGCCACTGTGGCtgtgttgctatggcaacagaAGCGCAACTGCCGTCAAG gtATTGAGCAGTCTCTGTCCGTTCACTCGGGTGAGACCGAGAACATCTACGAGAATCCCGAAGATGTCAGACAG GCTCTTCCGCAGGGGTCGGTCTATATG GATTTAAAGTCAAGACAAGAGGATGTCTACAAGGAACTGGAGCGCTAA
- the abhd16a gene encoding phosphatidylserine lipase ABHD16A isoform X2, translating to MAARMWLRCVFGPHLHRIHHHPFPYWPYDRVVRTGWNYQPGSLEKHADKILGCASAAWYLCYYSSPLLLCFLYGKGYICSASQYVATTLLCLLGVVCLRGLGRLKNAEYIEFLCILDEAMKNQSPDNKKKLRCYNFDYSYWPVDFSWTEVSNPKSTKPSVSLLKHQPQADTGLHSLRTFAYHVVSYLMVHTFGRRMLYPGSVGLLQKAMRPMLEEGQAKLVEKFGGQRNKLLACDGNQIDTMFVDRRDKQKDRVKAQTLVICCEGNAGFYEVGCMYTPLEDGYSVLGWNHPGFGGSTGVPLPQNEANAMDAVIQFAVHKLRFPLCNIVIYAWSIGGFTASWAAMSYPEIQSVVLDATFDDLLPLALKAMPGSWCPLVQYAVRQYLNLNVSEQLLKYQGPVLLVRRSRDEIMATRLRFCLFLGLIFQVPCRTSIVSTSCPTEETTSCSIC from the exons ATGGCCGCTAGGATGTGGCTTCGTTGTGTTTTCGGGCCTCACCTGCACAGAATCCATCACCACCCGTTCCCGTATTGGCCCTATGATCGAGTAGTAAGGACG GGATGGAACTACCAGCCGGGGAGCTTGGAGAAGCACGCAGACAAAATTCTTGGCTGT GCTTCAGCTGCCTGGTATCTGTGCTACTATAGCTCTCCCTTATTGCTTTGCTTTCTGTATGGAAAAG GCTACATCTGCAGTGCGAGTCAGTATGTGGCGACGACACTACTGTGTCTTCTCGGCGTGGTGTGTCTTCGAG GCTTGGGAAGATTGAAGAACGCTGAGTATATTGAGTTCCTTTGCATTTTGGACGAGGCAATGAAGAATCAGTCGCCTGACAACAAG AAGAAGTTGCGCTGCTACAACTTTGACTACTCTTACTGGCCTGTAGATTTCAGCTGGACCGAAGTCAGCAACCC GAAGTCAACGAAGCCCAGCGTCTCCCTGCTGaagcaccagccccaagcgGACACCGggctgcactccttgcgcactTTTGCCTACCACGTCGTCAG TTACCTCATGGTGCACACCTTCGGGAGGAGGATGCTGTACCCGGGCTCGGTGGGACTGCTGCAGAAAGCCATGAGGCCCATGCTGGAGGAAGGCCAGGCCAAGCTGGTCGAGAAG TTTGGCGGCCAGAGAAACAAGCTGCTGGCCTGCGACGGTAACCAGATTGACACAATGTTTGTGGACCGTAGggacaaacaaaaagacagagtCAAGGCCCAAACGCTG GTCATCTGTTGCGAGGGCAACGCCGGTTTCTACGAGGTGGGGTGCATGTACACCCCGCTGGAGG ACGGCTACTCCGTACTGGGCTGGAACCATCCAGGCTTTGGAGGCAGCACC GGGGTGCCCCTCCCTCAGAATGAGGCCAACGCCATGGACGCCGTCATCCAGTTCGCCGTGCACAAACTGCGGTTTCCCCTGTGTAACATTGTCATTTACGCCTGGTCCATAGGCGGGTTCACAG CGAGTTGGGCGGCGATGTCCTACCCCGAGATCCAATCGGTAGTGCTGGACGCCACTTTCGATGACCTTCTACCTTTGGCCCTCAAGGCCATGCCTGGAAGCTGGT GCCCACTGGTGCAGTACGCAGTGCGACAGTACCTCAACCTCAACGTTTCCGAGCAGCTTCTCAA ATACCAGGGGCCTGTGCTGCTTGTGCGGAGGAGCAGAGATGAGATCATGGCCACACG GCTGCGCTTTTGTCTATTTTTGGGTCTGATTTTCCAAGTCCCATGCCGAACTTCAATTGTGAGCACATCGTGTCCAACCGAGGAAACGACCTCGTGCTCAATCTGCTAA